One window of the Actinomyces wuliandei genome contains the following:
- a CDS encoding D-hexose-6-phosphate mutarotase gives MAYHAGSGPRHEPLGETRGAHPSLPPTAALAPGRGGQPRLLVDAPAGYGEIYLHGATVTSWRPRGGREVIFTSRQAVFDGRTAIRGGVPLCLPVFSDGIHGGASPRHGWARTSLWRLLSVSATRQGGARALLLLSRDHLTALYEVEVGHELGLSLSLRNDAAFPRTVEAALHTYLAVHDVTGTQVSGLDGALFSDNLTGTVSGTVLSGLPEGPSPGAGGRYRAQRGPVTVSGPVDRIYRSESDLRVSDPGHRRVITVRKQNAASTIVWNPWSTGSAAMPDMADDEFASMLCVEAGAVRQDAPTIMPGESWSMRAVVGTEPA, from the coding sequence ATGGCGTACCACGCAGGCAGCGGGCCCCGGCACGAGCCCTTGGGGGAGACCCGGGGCGCCCACCCCTCCCTCCCGCCCACGGCGGCTCTGGCCCCTGGGCGGGGAGGCCAGCCGCGGCTCCTGGTCGACGCCCCGGCTGGGTACGGGGAGATCTACCTCCACGGCGCCACCGTGACCTCCTGGAGACCCCGGGGTGGCAGGGAGGTCATCTTCACCTCCCGCCAGGCTGTCTTTGACGGACGGACCGCGATCCGCGGCGGCGTGCCCCTGTGCCTGCCGGTCTTCAGCGACGGGATCCACGGTGGCGCCAGCCCCAGGCACGGGTGGGCACGTACCAGCCTGTGGCGGCTGCTGTCGGTGTCAGCCACAAGGCAGGGTGGGGCGCGGGCGCTGCTCCTGCTCTCCCGGGACCACCTGACAGCCCTGTACGAGGTGGAGGTGGGCCACGAGCTGGGCCTGAGCCTGTCGCTGCGCAACGACGCAGCCTTCCCACGGACCGTGGAGGCGGCGCTGCACACCTACCTGGCGGTCCACGACGTGACCGGGACCCAGGTCAGCGGCCTGGACGGCGCCCTTTTCAGCGACAACCTCACCGGCACTGTCTCCGGCACTGTCCTCAGCGGTCTTCCCGAGGGTCCCTCCCCCGGGGCGGGAGGGCGCTACCGGGCGCAGCGCGGACCCGTCACGGTCAGCGGACCGGTCGACCGCATCTACCGCAGCGAGAGCGACCTGCGGGTGTCGGACCCGGGTCACCGCAGGGTCATCACGGTGCGCAAGCAGAACGCCGCCTCCACCATCGTGTGGAACCCGTGGTCCACTGGCAGCGCCGCCATGCCGGACATGGCCGATGACGAGTTCGCCTCCATGCTCTGCGTGGAGGCGGGCGCGGTCCGCCAGGACGCCCCCACCATCATGCCGGGGGAGAGCTGGTCGATGCGGGCTGTCGTGGGCACAGAGCCTGCTTGA
- a CDS encoding thymidine kinase, whose protein sequence is MAKLYFRYGAMNSGKTTSLLQTAHNYEERGQTVLVVKAVVDTRGRSAVVSRLGVSREVDLLVRDEDDLRALVSRRALVDHEAGTPLGHVLDCVLVDEAQFLTPSQVDQLMELVLLDDVPVLAYGIRSDFQTRSFPGSRRLLEIAHSLEELKTICRCGRKAVFNARRTGGGPGGEGGRFVFDGDQVVIDSGEAGDITYESLCGKCYLAAGGTLSG, encoded by the coding sequence GTGGCCAAGCTCTACTTCCGCTACGGCGCCATGAACTCCGGCAAGACCACCAGCCTGCTCCAGACCGCCCACAACTACGAGGAGCGCGGGCAGACCGTCCTGGTCGTCAAGGCCGTCGTGGACACCAGGGGAAGGAGCGCCGTGGTCTCCCGCCTGGGCGTGTCCCGCGAGGTGGATCTTCTGGTGCGGGACGAGGACGACCTGCGTGCCCTGGTGTCACGCCGTGCCCTGGTCGACCACGAGGCCGGGACCCCGCTGGGCCACGTCCTGGACTGCGTCCTGGTGGACGAGGCCCAGTTCCTCACGCCCTCCCAGGTGGACCAGCTCATGGAGCTCGTCCTCCTCGACGACGTCCCCGTCCTGGCCTACGGCATCCGCTCCGACTTCCAGACCCGCAGCTTTCCTGGGTCACGCCGCCTGCTTGAGATCGCCCACTCCCTGGAGGAGCTCAAGACGATCTGCCGCTGCGGCCGCAAGGCGGTTTTCAACGCCCGCAGGACTGGGGGTGGTCCTGGTGGTGAGGGGGGACGGTTCGTCTTCGACGGGGACCAGGTCGTCATTGACTCCGGGGAGGCTGGCGACATCACCTACGAGTCCCTGTGCGGCAAGTGCTACCTCGCGGCCGGAGGCACCCTGTCGGGGTAG
- the dnaE gene encoding DNA polymerase III subunit alpha, translating to MTHRYAELHAHSAYSFLEGANEPEDLVQAAMDLGLEALALTDRDGVPGIVRHAQAGRSLGLPTAHGAELTLADGSHLPVLARGPEGYRRLVSAISRHNLGAGHRVEPAHDLSVLAQALRGCSTGATGGAAGGGSPGTGTSTSAPACLVLTGTANGPLRRALGHPHRPQDWDLAAADACLGRLVELFADPDRPRYQGRDAGAAAAGTPQASACAGVAVEIALDGGPCDAALTEVLSGLARAHHLPLVATGAVRCARPGDAPLADVLTATRLVTDLEGARGYLPATGRWLRGAQDMARLHRRLPAAVEVAAQIGAEIAFELSLIAPDLPSPEVPHGHTPATWLRELTRRGATSRYGTPEEDPRAWQVLEHELGVIEQRGFPGYFLIVRSIVDFCERQGILCQGRGSAANSAVCYALGITAVDAVRHRMLFERFLSPGRSGYPDIDLDIEACRREEVIQHVYTRYGRDYAAQVANVISYRPRSAVRDAARALGYPPGVQDAWAAQAGSWLARRGRDAAAHGEVPGQAGGEAGPGRGGPGAASQWSAASRGEPGPTSAESLDETVPAQVLEVAGRLLRLPRHLGVHPGGMVLCDRPVTQVCPVRWAAKENRSVLQWDKDDCAAVGLVKFDLLGLGELTALRLSFTSLSQRGETVPETPDADQEAVAGAVPAATAAAGTSADGVPSASGGVSAGGRTRPVQAGRPWSLHTLPEDDPAVYRLLSAADTVGVFQVESRAQMATLPRLRPSTFYDIVVEVALIRPGPIQGDAVSPYIRRRLGHEPVTYLHDLLRPALARTLGVPLFQEQLMQIAVDAAGFTPAEADALRQAMGSKRSTERMEALHDRFVAGMEAHGIDTPTAETVFDQLRAFADFGFPESHAFSFAYLVYASAWLKVRRPEDFYAGVLAAQPMGFWSPQSLVADARRHGVRVLPADVNASAVLATVEQRPAPGAAGSCGGDPAGEDGADPWGPVSPSPHALTSLDVHGDLAVRLGLASLRGLGGGVAQEIVSQRLESGPYRDLEDLAQRVRLGRGHLETLAACGALSGLGAHRREALWAAGPLASGRLRRAGREGGRWFQPPLPGTAVAVTAPVLPVMGERERQVADLRLSGVSSQGYPTVLVRPRLSQAGVLTLAEAARQEPGRRVRAAGVVTHRQHPRTATGVVFLSLEDETGLLNVVCPAGTWRRYQDVGRRAAALVVRGLVERADGAVSLVAERLDALPGVVSTGSRDWR from the coding sequence GTGACCCACCGCTACGCAGAGCTGCACGCCCACTCCGCCTACTCCTTCCTTGAGGGCGCCAACGAGCCCGAGGACCTGGTCCAGGCAGCCATGGACCTGGGGCTGGAGGCGCTGGCCCTGACCGACCGTGACGGCGTCCCCGGCATCGTCAGGCACGCCCAGGCCGGTCGGTCCCTGGGACTGCCGACAGCCCACGGCGCCGAGCTCACCCTGGCGGACGGCTCCCACCTTCCCGTCCTGGCCCGTGGCCCCGAGGGGTACCGGCGCCTCGTGTCCGCCATATCCCGGCACAACCTGGGCGCCGGGCACCGCGTCGAGCCCGCCCACGACCTGTCCGTCCTGGCCCAGGCCCTGCGCGGCTGCAGTACCGGAGCCACCGGTGGTGCTGCTGGTGGCGGCAGCCCCGGTACTGGTACCTCGACCTCTGCCCCTGCCTGCCTGGTCCTCACCGGCACCGCCAACGGTCCCCTGCGACGGGCGCTGGGCCACCCTCACCGACCGCAGGACTGGGACCTGGCAGCAGCGGATGCCTGCCTGGGCCGCCTCGTCGAGCTCTTTGCCGACCCCGACCGCCCCCGGTACCAGGGTCGGGACGCGGGGGCAGCGGCAGCGGGCACGCCCCAGGCCAGCGCCTGTGCCGGCGTGGCCGTCGAGATCGCCCTGGACGGCGGCCCCTGCGACGCGGCCCTCACCGAGGTGCTGTCCGGACTGGCCCGTGCCCACCACCTGCCGCTCGTGGCGACGGGGGCGGTACGCTGCGCCCGCCCTGGCGACGCCCCCCTGGCTGACGTCCTGACGGCGACCCGTCTGGTGACCGACCTGGAGGGTGCTCGTGGGTACCTGCCCGCCACCGGGCGCTGGCTGCGTGGGGCGCAGGACATGGCCCGCCTGCACCGTCGCCTCCCGGCGGCGGTGGAGGTCGCGGCGCAGATCGGTGCCGAGATCGCCTTCGAGCTGTCCCTGATCGCCCCAGACCTGCCCTCTCCCGAGGTCCCCCACGGCCACACGCCCGCCACCTGGTTGCGTGAGCTCACCCGGCGCGGTGCGACCAGCCGCTACGGCACCCCCGAGGAGGATCCCCGGGCCTGGCAGGTCCTGGAGCACGAGCTCGGCGTCATTGAGCAGCGCGGCTTCCCTGGGTACTTCCTCATCGTGCGCTCGATCGTCGACTTCTGCGAGCGGCAGGGGATCCTGTGCCAGGGGCGGGGCTCGGCAGCGAACTCCGCAGTCTGCTACGCGCTGGGGATCACGGCTGTCGATGCCGTGCGTCACCGCATGCTCTTCGAGCGGTTCCTGTCCCCGGGGCGCAGCGGGTACCCGGACATTGACCTGGATATCGAGGCCTGTCGCCGCGAGGAGGTCATCCAGCATGTCTACACCCGCTACGGGCGCGACTACGCCGCCCAGGTCGCCAACGTCATCTCCTACCGGCCGCGCTCGGCGGTGCGTGACGCGGCCCGGGCGCTGGGCTACCCGCCCGGGGTGCAGGACGCCTGGGCTGCCCAGGCGGGATCCTGGCTGGCGAGGCGTGGGCGGGACGCTGCCGCGCACGGGGAGGTCCCCGGGCAGGCAGGCGGTGAGGCCGGACCGGGGAGGGGTGGCCCCGGTGCTGCCTCGCAGTGGTCGGCGGCGTCACGGGGGGAGCCTGGCCCGACGTCGGCAGAGTCGCTTGATGAGACGGTCCCTGCCCAGGTCCTGGAGGTGGCGGGGCGGCTGCTGCGCCTACCTCGGCACCTGGGCGTCCACCCCGGGGGGATGGTCTTGTGCGACCGTCCGGTCACGCAGGTCTGCCCGGTGCGCTGGGCGGCCAAGGAGAACCGCAGTGTCCTGCAGTGGGACAAGGACGACTGTGCCGCAGTCGGCCTGGTCAAGTTCGACCTCCTGGGGCTGGGCGAGCTGACGGCCCTGCGCCTGTCCTTCACCTCGCTGTCCCAGCGGGGTGAGACTGTTCCCGAGACCCCTGATGCTGACCAGGAGGCCGTGGCTGGTGCGGTACCCGCAGCCACTGCCGCTGCCGGGACCTCCGCCGACGGCGTCCCCTCAGCCAGCGGTGGCGTCAGCGCCGGGGGCAGGACACGTCCGGTGCAGGCCGGGCGCCCGTGGAGCCTGCACACCCTGCCAGAGGACGACCCAGCCGTCTACCGGCTGCTCAGCGCGGCAGACACCGTCGGGGTCTTCCAGGTGGAGTCACGTGCCCAGATGGCCACTCTGCCGCGTCTGCGCCCCTCGACCTTCTACGACATCGTCGTGGAGGTGGCCCTCATACGTCCCGGCCCCATCCAGGGCGACGCCGTCAGCCCCTACATCCGTCGCAGGCTCGGCCACGAGCCGGTCACCTACCTCCACGACCTGCTCAGGCCCGCCCTGGCCAGGACCCTGGGCGTCCCCCTCTTCCAGGAGCAGCTGATGCAGATTGCTGTTGACGCCGCCGGCTTCACTCCTGCCGAGGCGGACGCCCTGCGTCAGGCCATGGGCTCCAAGAGGTCGACAGAGCGGATGGAGGCCCTGCACGACCGCTTCGTCGCGGGCATGGAGGCCCACGGTATCGACACCCCTACGGCTGAGACCGTCTTCGACCAGCTGCGCGCCTTCGCCGACTTCGGGTTCCCCGAGTCCCACGCCTTCTCCTTCGCCTACCTGGTCTACGCCTCAGCCTGGCTCAAGGTCCGCAGGCCTGAGGACTTCTATGCCGGGGTCCTGGCAGCCCAGCCCATGGGGTTCTGGTCACCGCAGTCGCTCGTGGCTGACGCGCGCCGTCACGGGGTGCGGGTCCTGCCTGCCGACGTCAACGCCTCGGCCGTCCTGGCCACCGTGGAGCAGCGCCCTGCCCCGGGTGCTGCTGGCTCCTGCGGCGGGGATCCTGCTGGTGAGGATGGAGCCGATCCCTGGGGGCCTGTCAGCCCCTCGCCGCACGCCCTGACCTCCCTGGACGTCCATGGCGACCTTGCCGTGCGCCTGGGGCTGGCATCCCTCCGGGGTCTGGGAGGTGGCGTCGCGCAGGAGATCGTCTCCCAGCGCCTGGAGTCGGGTCCCTACCGGGACCTGGAGGACCTGGCTCAGCGTGTGCGCCTAGGACGCGGGCACCTGGAGACCCTGGCGGCCTGCGGTGCCTTGTCTGGTCTCGGTGCGCACCGTCGTGAGGCCCTGTGGGCGGCAGGCCCCCTGGCGTCGGGGCGCCTGCGTCGGGCTGGGAGGGAGGGGGGCAGGTGGTTCCAGCCGCCGCTGCCCGGTACCGCTGTCGCTGTCACGGCACCTGTGCTGCCGGTCATGGGGGAACGTGAGCGTCAGGTGGCAGACCTCAGGCTGAGCGGGGTGTCATCCCAGGGGTACCCGACCGTGCTCGTACGGCCCCGGCTGAGCCAGGCCGGTGTCCTGACCCTCGCGGAGGCCGCCCGCCAGGAGCCGGGGAGACGGGTGAGGGCGGCGGGGGTGGTGACGCACCGGCAGCACCCGCGTACCGCTACCGGTGTGGTCTTCCTCAGCCTGGAGGACGAGACCGGGCTGCTCAACGTCGTGTGCCCCGCAGGCACGTGGCGACGCTACCAGGATGTGGGACGACGGGCCGCCGCGCTGGTTGTCCGGGGCCTGGTGGAGCGGGCCGACGGCGCGGTGTCCCTGGTCGCCGAGCGCCTGGACGCCCTGCCCGGCGTCGTCTCCACGGGTAGCCGGGACTGGCGCTAG
- a CDS encoding AI-2E family transporter, with translation MDADQDAGYSVQPPSPARPAAAKEEPGRAGVPSAEGETGQEGTVPRPSPGGATRDNSMLAHLRHAREALDRTIDRVEERRQADRAAHLRYQQEAPAPQDTPGRAEAVGPTTGTGTCPVSTGGDPARDEPTASPHGADNGTGNSASSSGTSTGEEGSREDVPGGMSPTRGNQAAGSATAGTTGTAPVVPATVTTRSSALASLPRWLVRGGLGAWLLLGVIIIVSLMVFVTARVVPVFVGLFIALVLTSILQPLVGLFGRVMPRYPATFLALLTALASLVGLVAYVVASVTDQWDSLAAQFSDGLDTIVEFVETGPLPLHVTQQQLTEQFQDWVSQGQDYLQNNAPSLASEVLSNASGLVDFFAVMALAVFSTIFFLASGEKMWRWFLNELPAHLREPVHRAAGAGWYTFAGYARGTVIVALTDAVMAGIFLQLVGIPLAAPLAVLVFIGAFIPLIGAPVAMVIAMVVALASQGPLTMVVVGLGVAGIGQIEGHILQPLIMGRQVSLHPVVVIIAVAVGTYSAGLLGAIVAVPVISVAWSVYSELHVRDAPVLGALPSYTATRRE, from the coding sequence GTGGACGCAGACCAGGACGCAGGCTACTCTGTGCAGCCGCCCTCGCCGGCACGCCCCGCAGCCGCTAAGGAAGAGCCCGGGCGGGCCGGGGTCCCGTCCGCTGAGGGGGAGACGGGGCAGGAGGGGACCGTCCCCAGGCCCTCCCCCGGTGGCGCCACCCGTGACAACAGCATGCTCGCGCACCTGCGCCACGCCCGCGAGGCCCTGGACCGCACCATCGACCGGGTCGAGGAGCGGCGGCAGGCTGACCGGGCCGCCCACCTGCGCTACCAGCAGGAGGCCCCCGCCCCACAGGACACGCCCGGCCGGGCGGAGGCGGTCGGCCCCACCACAGGCACCGGCACGTGCCCGGTCTCCACAGGAGGTGACCCGGCGCGCGACGAGCCCACAGCCTCCCCGCACGGTGCTGACAACGGTACCGGCAACAGTGCCAGCAGCAGCGGCACCAGCACCGGGGAGGAGGGCTCAAGGGAGGACGTCCCAGGGGGCATGTCACCCACGAGGGGCAACCAGGCGGCCGGGAGCGCAACCGCTGGCACGACCGGCACGGCACCAGTCGTTCCAGCGACCGTCACCACCCGCTCCAGCGCCCTGGCCTCCCTGCCCCGTTGGCTGGTGCGTGGGGGCCTGGGGGCCTGGCTGCTGCTGGGCGTCATCATCATCGTCTCCCTGATGGTCTTCGTCACCGCCAGGGTCGTCCCGGTGTTCGTCGGGCTCTTCATCGCCCTGGTCCTCACCTCGATCCTCCAGCCCCTGGTCGGCCTCTTCGGCCGGGTGATGCCCCGCTACCCGGCGACCTTCCTGGCCCTGCTGACGGCACTGGCCTCCCTGGTGGGTCTGGTGGCCTACGTCGTCGCCTCGGTCACCGACCAGTGGGACTCCCTGGCGGCCCAGTTCAGCGACGGTCTGGACACCATCGTCGAGTTCGTGGAGACGGGTCCACTTCCCCTGCACGTGACCCAGCAGCAGCTGACGGAGCAGTTCCAGGACTGGGTCTCCCAGGGCCAGGACTACCTGCAGAACAACGCCCCGTCGCTGGCCAGCGAGGTCCTGTCCAACGCCAGCGGCCTCGTCGACTTCTTCGCCGTCATGGCCCTGGCTGTCTTCTCCACGATCTTCTTCCTGGCCTCCGGGGAGAAGATGTGGCGCTGGTTTCTCAACGAGCTGCCCGCCCACCTGCGCGAGCCCGTGCACCGGGCCGCCGGGGCGGGGTGGTACACCTTCGCCGGGTACGCTCGCGGCACAGTCATCGTCGCCCTCACCGACGCGGTCATGGCAGGGATCTTCCTGCAGCTGGTGGGAATCCCCCTGGCCGCCCCGCTGGCGGTGCTGGTCTTTATCGGTGCCTTCATCCCGCTGATCGGCGCCCCGGTGGCCATGGTGATCGCCATGGTGGTGGCCCTGGCCTCCCAGGGACCCCTCACCATGGTGGTGGTGGGTCTGGGCGTGGCCGGCATCGGCCAGATCGAGGGTCACATCCTCCAGCCGCTCATCATGGGCCGACAGGTCTCGCTGCACCCGGTGGTCGTCATCATCGCGGTAGCCGTCGGGACGTACTCAGCAGGACTGCTGGGGGCCATCGTCGCCGTCCCGGTCATCAGCGTGGCCTGGTCGGTGTACTCCGAGCTGCATGTACGCGACGCCCCGGTGCTCGGGGCGCTGCCCTCCTACACGGCCACCCGGCGGGAGTAG
- a CDS encoding DNA polymerase Y family protein produces MSTSGAVPGRRLLALWVPDWPVVALTLEGRGQRRASSPSPRGAHLQEGRAGVDPALSPVAVAGARGVLAASAPARAAGVSVGMRVRLARATCPGLIVLPPQAEREARSFELVMDAASALLADPIVARPGLALCPARGSARWAGGEEQLASALVEAVAQEADVECQVGVADSLAGAVLASRHGVLVKTGDTPDFLAPWPLESLLTCLTTSRLRTEGRELVEVLGRLGLYTLGDLARLPHADVAARFGPMGARLHRLACGTEHEVPRTTRPARDVSVEAVLDPPAERADAAAFAARSLAEELASRLVSLRLAASRLLVEASCQDGTGLSRCWMLETTPTAAELTDRVRWQLEGWLSGRCGRPPASALERLRLVALGLFPAGAAQTGLWRAAGDQSARRARRAASRLESLLGAGSVQVPRLVPGWDPRSRARCVAWGEQGEQARGRAGPARDLPRSQEGRVGVPWAGMLPEPSPSVVLSRPCPVRLASALGEDLDVDVQGQLLGTPDHLEVSCPEALCLRDQRACLGCAPGEEPGTCPSHRLRVRSWAGPWPVSEAWWRPGGASRRAYLQVVPDLGPPLLLVRAGRWWLDAVYS; encoded by the coding sequence ATGAGCACCTCGGGAGCCGTGCCAGGAAGACGGCTCCTGGCCCTGTGGGTGCCTGACTGGCCCGTGGTGGCCCTGACCCTGGAGGGGCGCGGTCAGCGTCGTGCGAGCAGCCCGTCCCCTCGGGGCGCCCACCTCCAGGAGGGCCGCGCTGGTGTGGACCCGGCCCTGTCGCCCGTGGCTGTCGCTGGTGCCCGGGGTGTCCTGGCTGCCTCGGCACCGGCCCGTGCTGCCGGGGTCAGTGTCGGCATGAGGGTGCGCCTGGCCCGTGCCACATGTCCCGGGCTCATCGTCCTGCCGCCCCAGGCAGAGCGTGAGGCCCGCAGTTTCGAGCTCGTCATGGACGCGGCCAGCGCGCTCCTGGCGGACCCGATCGTCGCCCGCCCGGGCCTGGCACTGTGCCCCGCCCGCGGGTCGGCACGGTGGGCCGGGGGAGAGGAGCAGCTGGCCTCGGCCCTGGTCGAGGCCGTGGCGCAGGAGGCTGACGTCGAGTGCCAGGTCGGCGTCGCCGACTCCCTGGCCGGGGCGGTCCTCGCCTCCCGCCACGGGGTCCTGGTCAAGACCGGGGACACTCCTGACTTCCTCGCACCCTGGCCGCTGGAGTCGCTCCTGACCTGCCTGACCACCTCCCGTCTGAGGACCGAGGGCCGCGAGCTGGTGGAGGTCCTCGGGCGCCTGGGCCTGTACACCCTGGGTGACCTGGCGCGCCTGCCCCACGCCGACGTCGCGGCCCGGTTCGGGCCGATGGGGGCCAGGCTCCACCGGCTGGCCTGCGGCACCGAGCACGAGGTTCCGCGCACCACCCGGCCCGCCAGGGACGTGAGCGTGGAGGCCGTCCTGGACCCACCGGCAGAGCGTGCCGACGCCGCCGCCTTCGCGGCCCGGAGCCTGGCTGAGGAGCTGGCCTCCAGGCTCGTCTCCCTGCGCCTGGCCGCCAGCCGTCTCCTGGTGGAGGCGTCCTGCCAGGACGGTACCGGCCTGAGCCGCTGCTGGATGCTGGAGACCACCCCCACAGCCGCCGAGCTCACCGACCGTGTGCGCTGGCAGCTGGAGGGCTGGTTGTCAGGCCGCTGCGGGCGCCCGCCCGCCTCGGCCCTGGAGCGCCTGCGACTGGTCGCCCTCGGGCTCTTTCCCGCCGGGGCCGCCCAGACAGGCCTGTGGCGGGCCGCCGGTGACCAGTCAGCCAGGCGGGCACGCCGCGCGGCGAGCCGGCTGGAGTCCCTCCTGGGCGCAGGCAGCGTCCAGGTGCCTCGGCTCGTCCCCGGGTGGGACCCGCGCTCGCGTGCGCGCTGTGTCGCCTGGGGGGAGCAGGGGGAGCAGGCGCGTGGGCGTGCCGGCCCCGCCCGGGACCTTCCTCGGTCGCAGGAGGGGCGTGTGGGTGTCCCGTGGGCCGGGATGCTTCCAGAGCCCTCTCCCTCCGTGGTCCTGTCCCGGCCCTGCCCCGTACGACTTGCCAGCGCCTTGGGCGAGGACCTGGACGTTGACGTCCAGGGGCAGCTGCTTGGTACCCCTGACCACCTGGAGGTCTCCTGCCCGGAGGCGCTCTGCCTGCGGGACCAGCGAGCCTGCCTGGGGTGCGCCCCTGGGGAGGAGCCCGGGACGTGCCCGTCCCACCGGCTGCGTGTCCGCTCCTGGGCAGGGCCCTGGCCTGTCAGCGAGGCGTGGTGGAGGCCCGGAGGCGCCTCGCGGCGCGCCTACCTCCAGGTGGTCCCCGACCTGGGACCGCCCCTGTTGCTTGTGCGCGCAGGGCGGTGGTGGCTCGACGCCGTCTACTCCTGA
- a CDS encoding SDR family oxidoreductase yields the protein MTPPPGATEPSRPGGRRRQGEAATPAFGFSTTTSSGRHQRRPVALVTGATSGIGLAVARDLARDHNLVLVARTATDLEELAGALEEESGAAVLVCPVDLADDTALAYLVNRIQLDSLDVLVHCAGVEAPGAVERLTPARWRSVLDLNLVAAAHLTSLVLPALRESRGLVVFVGSGASLHAWPGHSLYCASKAGLKALADTLREEERGQVRVTSIYPGRVDTPMQERLQALSAARTRAEGGRAPAYRAADHMAPQSVASAVRLAVSTSMDAVVEDLSIRPSAML from the coding sequence GTGACGCCACCTCCCGGTGCTACCGAGCCGAGCCGACCCGGGGGGCGCCGCCGTCAGGGCGAGGCCGCCACCCCGGCCTTCGGGTTCTCCACGACGACCAGCTCCGGCCGCCACCAACGGCGCCCCGTGGCCCTGGTGACCGGGGCGACCTCGGGCATCGGCCTGGCCGTGGCCAGGGACCTGGCGCGGGACCACAACCTGGTCCTGGTCGCCCGCACCGCCACCGACCTGGAGGAGCTCGCGGGTGCGCTGGAGGAGGAGTCCGGGGCCGCTGTCCTGGTGTGCCCGGTCGACCTGGCTGACGACACCGCCCTGGCCTACCTGGTCAACCGGATCCAGCTCGACAGCCTCGACGTGCTGGTGCACTGCGCCGGGGTGGAGGCACCGGGAGCGGTCGAGAGGCTCACCCCCGCCCGCTGGCGCTCGGTGCTGGACCTGAACCTGGTGGCAGCCGCGCACCTGACGAGCCTGGTGCTGCCCGCCCTGCGGGAGTCCCGGGGACTGGTGGTGTTCGTCGGCTCGGGTGCGAGCCTGCACGCCTGGCCGGGCCACTCCCTCTACTGTGCCTCCAAGGCCGGTCTCAAGGCCCTGGCTGACACGCTGCGTGAGGAGGAGCGCGGTCAGGTCCGGGTCACCTCCATCTACCCGGGCCGGGTGGACACTCCCATGCAGGAGCGCCTCCAGGCGCTCAGTGCTGCGCGTACGCGCGCGGAGGGAGGCCGCGCCCCGGCCTACCGTGCCGCTGACCATATGGCGCCGCAGTCGGTCGCCTCGGCAGTGCGCCTGGCCGTGAGCACCTCCATGGACGCGGTGGTCGAGGACCTGTCGATCCGTCCCTCCGCCATGCTGTGA
- a CDS encoding DUF805 domain-containing protein, translating into MSYGSSPGGAPQPQQPYGQQAGAYPGQQSTYAAGGTYGTGYGYGAGYGASGYGQPGFSPALPPEVAPLAGADPIQAVRRFFRRYAQFRGYASRSEFWWALAALLAAQLVVTLVVLGLTAGSAAASSDGTPNAAVIAVGWFLYMVIGLGTIVPCIAAAVRRLHDGGFSGLFFLLVLVPGGSIALLVLWCLPSRPERYRPEWG; encoded by the coding sequence ATGTCCTACGGAAGCAGCCCTGGCGGTGCGCCCCAGCCGCAGCAGCCCTACGGCCAGCAGGCCGGGGCCTACCCCGGCCAGCAGAGCACCTACGCAGCAGGCGGTACCTACGGGACCGGCTACGGCTACGGGGCTGGCTACGGAGCCAGCGGGTACGGCCAGCCCGGCTTCTCCCCCGCCCTGCCTCCTGAGGTCGCGCCGCTGGCGGGAGCCGACCCCATCCAGGCGGTCAGGCGCTTCTTCCGGCGCTACGCCCAGTTCCGCGGCTACGCCTCACGCTCAGAGTTCTGGTGGGCCCTCGCTGCCCTGCTCGCGGCCCAGCTTGTCGTCACGCTGGTGGTGCTGGGCCTGACAGCCGGCAGCGCGGCGGCCTCCTCCGACGGGACGCCGAACGCGGCAGTCATAGCCGTGGGATGGTTCCTGTACATGGTCATCGGTCTAGGCACCATTGTCCCCTGCATAGCAGCGGCAGTGCGCCGTCTCCACGACGGCGGGTTCTCCGGACTGTTCTTCCTCCTTGTCCTGGTACCCGGCGGGAGCATCGCGCTCCTCGTGCTGTGGTGCCTGCCCTCCCGCCCCGAACGCTATCGCCCCGAGTGGGGCTGA
- a CDS encoding YbhB/YbcL family Raf kinase inhibitor-like protein: MASDLTRPRPPAPYDFLPRVPTFTLVSPDVAEGERVPDRFTGLHDNISPALSWSGFPEQTRSFVVSCFDPDAPSPAGWWHWTVVDLDVSVTSLEQGAGTSDLHLDGAAFHLAGDSGDHAWFGPYPPAGDGDHRYVFAVSALDVDTLGLEDSASPTAAAFALATHCLARATLTATYSVPGEPGAAPFLKEAQ, from the coding sequence GTGGCATCCGACCTCACCCGCCCACGGCCGCCCGCACCCTACGACTTCCTGCCCCGTGTCCCCACCTTCACCCTGGTCTCCCCGGACGTGGCCGAGGGCGAACGCGTCCCCGACAGGTTCACGGGCCTCCACGACAACATCTCCCCCGCGCTGAGCTGGTCGGGCTTTCCTGAGCAGACCCGCTCCTTCGTCGTGTCCTGCTTCGACCCTGACGCGCCCAGCCCCGCCGGGTGGTGGCACTGGACCGTGGTGGACCTGGACGTCTCGGTGACCTCGCTGGAGCAGGGGGCGGGCACCAGCGACCTCCACCTGGACGGGGCCGCCTTCCACCTGGCCGGGGACAGCGGGGACCACGCCTGGTTCGGCCCCTACCCCCCGGCCGGGGACGGGGACCACCGCTACGTCTTCGCCGTCTCCGCCCTGGACGTGGACACCCTCGGCCTTGAGGACAGCGCCTCCCCCACCGCCGCCGCCTTTGCGCTGGCCACCCACTGCCTGGCCCGGGCCACACTGACCGCCACCTACTCCGTGCCCGGGGAGCCGGGTGCCGCACCCTTCCTGAAGGAGGCTCAGTGA